The Nyctibius grandis isolate bNycGra1 chromosome 3, bNycGra1.pri, whole genome shotgun sequence genome window below encodes:
- the LOC137661142 gene encoding serine/threonine-protein kinase SBK2-like: MHSAMAESSAAAAAATGTAAPTVLDELLEITAQSLVRTEVAEHYEVIRELGRGKYGHVMLVTHRQRGTPMALKLLPKASTKLHTFLYEYCVALSLATHPAIIGMFGIAIESSQYYGFLYEPALHKDLISIIKPRDGIPEPAAKQCAKQLVSALEFIHSRGLVYRDVKPENVLLFDPECRRIKLTDFGLTRPKGTKLKLVAGVIPYTAPELSNTTDAQGVPIDTSLDAWAFGVLLFCLLTGYFPWEQSLPDDPFFEDFMLWQETGLEEDLPRHWKRLTAEAALMLRSLLALDPAKRSPVSGALRYVDCPWRLEDGHSEEAAVKP; encoded by the exons ATG CACTCAGCAATGGCCGAGAGCTCAGCTGCGGCTGCGGCAGCGACAGGGACAGCAGCACCAACCGTGCTAGATGAGCTCCTGGAAATCACAGCTCAGAGCCTGGTGCGCACCGAGGTGGCCGAGCACTATGAGGTTATTcgggagctgggcaggggcaAGTATGGCCACGTGATGCTAGTGACCCACAGGCAGAGAG ggactCCTATGGCTCTCAAGCTGCTGCCCAAAGCCAGTACCAAGCTGCACACCTTCTTGTATGAGTATTGTGTGGCTCTCTCCCTCGCCACCCACCCTGCCATCATCGGCATGTTTGGAATTGCCATTGAGTCCAGCCAGTACTATGGCTTTCTCTACGAACCAGCACTGCACAAAGACCTCATCTCTATCATCAAACCCCGG GACGGGATCCCCGAGCCAGCCGCTAAGCAGTGTGCCAAGCAGCTTGTGAGTGCGCTGGAGTTCATCCACAGCCGAGGGCTCGTGTACCGTGATGTGAAGCCTGAGAACGTGCTGCTTTTCGATCCCGAGTGTCGGCGCATCAAGCTGACTGACTTCGGGCTTACACGGCCCAAGGGTACCAAGCTCAAGCTAGTGGCCGGGGTAATCCCCTACACTGCCCCTGAGCTGAGCAACACCACTGATGCCCAGGGGGTGCCCATCGACACCAGCCTGGACGCCTGGGCCTTTGGCgtgctgcttttctgcctgcTGACTGGCTACTTCCCCTGGGAGCAGAGCCTGCCAGATGACCCTTTCTTTGAGGACTTCATGCTGTGGCAGGAGACCGGCCTGGAGGAGGACCTGCCCCGCCACTGGAAACGCCTGACGGCTGAGGCCGCCCTGATGCTGCGGAGCCTACTGGCCCTAGATCCCGCCAAGCGCAGCCCCGTCAGTGGGGCACTGCGCTACGTCGATTGCCCTTGGCGGCTGGAGGATGGGCACAGTGAGGAGGCTGCAGTGAAGCCCTAG